The bacterium BMS3Abin14 genome contains the following window.
CCGCATTCACTCCTCGACGGGAACAACCGGCAAGCCAACCGTTATCTGTTATTCGCGAAACGACCTGGACAAGTGGAGTGAACTGGTTGCCCGTATCCTCACCTCCGGAGGCGTTACGAGGGACGATGTGGTCCAGATCGCCTTCGGATACGGTCTTTTTACCGGGGGGTTCGGACTGCACGCCGGCGCTGAAAAGATCGGCGCCTCGGTTATTCCTGTCTCCAGCGGCAACACAGCGAAGCAGTTGATGATCATGGAGGATTACCGCACTTCCGCACTTGTGTGCACCCCCTCCTATGCCCTGTTTATCAGCGAGGTGATGGAGAAAAACAGTATCGACCTCCGGAGGCTAAGCCTGCGTTACGGCCTTTTCGGCTCCGAGCCATGGTCCGAAAGGATGAGGTCGGAACTCGAGGAGAAGCTGGGGATAGTAGCTACCGACAATTATGGCCTTTCTGAGGTCATGGGCCCGGGCGTGGCCGGGGAGTGCATCGTAAAATCAGGTCTTCACCTCAATGAGGACCACTACCTTCCGGAGGTTATTGACCCGGACACCGGGGAGCGCCTGCCCATGGGCAAGGTCGGGGAACTGGTGATTACCACCATAACCAACGAGGCGATGCCCCTGATACGTTTCAGAACCAGGGATCTCACACGCCTTTATGTTGACGATTGTCCCTGCGGACGATCCCTGATAAAAATAGAGAAGGTGAAGGGCCGATCCGATGACATGATCATCATCAAGGGGGTGAACGTCTTTCCGAGCCAGGTTGAGGAGGTACTCAGCCAGTTCGAGGGTGTTACCCCCCACTATCAGATCGTCCTGTCGCGAGACGGCGCCCTGGATTCGATGGCGGTTCTTGTCGAAATCACGGAGGCCTTCTTTTTCGACGAGATGAAAAAGCAGCGCGACCTCCTTGACCGGATAAGGGAGGACCTTCGCAGCACACTGGGCCTCGGGGTGAATGTCAAGCTCGTGGAACCGAAAACCATCGAGAGGTTCGAGGGAAAGGCGCAAAGGGTCGTGGACCGGAGGGAGTTGTAGGAACGATGAAAAAGGCGTTGATCACAGGCATTACGGGGCAGGATGGATCCTATCTCGCTGAGTTTCTTCTGGCGAAAGGCTACGAGGTTCACGGAATCATCAGAAGGGCCAGCACTTTCAATACCGCACGGATCGACCACCTCTATGTGGATACTCACATCAACAACGTCACCTTCTATCTTCATTACGGGGACTTAGCGGACCCAAGCCAGATTTACAACATCATCCACAACATCCATCCTGACGAGATCTACCATCTTGGGGCCCAGAGCCACGTTCGCGTCAGCTTCGACATCCCGGAATACACAGGCGACGTTACGGGACTGGGGACGATACGGCTCCTCGAGGCGATCCGGAGGAGCGGGATCAAGACCCGCTATTACCAGGCGTCCAGCAGCGAGATGTTCGGTAATTCACCCCCTCCCCAGGGCGAGAACACGGTATTTTATCCCAGGAGCCCCTATGCGGCCGCAAAGGTTTACTCCCACTGGATGACCGTAAACTACCGGGAGGCGTACAGCCTTTACGCATGCAGCGGCATCCTTTTTAACCACGAAAGCCCAAGGAGGGGTGAGACGTTCGTTACCCGGAAGATAACCCGGGCTCTCGCCAACATCCAGGCGGGCAGGCAGAAGAAACTTTATCTGGGGAACCTTAAGGCCGGCAGGGACTGGGGGTTCGCCCCCGATTACGTCAAGGCCATGTGGATGATCCTCCAGCAGGAGCGCCCGGAAGATTTCGTCATCTCAACAGGTGAGACGCACACCGTGGAGGAGTTCCTCGTTGAGGCGTTTTCCTACGCCGGGCTCGATCATCAGAAATACGTCGAGATCGATCCAAAATATTTCAGGCCCACGGAGGTGGACGTTCTCACCGGTGACTCCTCCAAAGCCCGCCGCGTACTCGGCTGGAAGCCCCTGGTCTCCTTCAGGGAACTCGTCAGGATCATGGTTGACTCCGACATGGAGGCCGCAGGCCTCACTTCGCCGGGGGAGGGAAAAGCGATTCTGGCGGAGAAGGACTTCGGATGGATAAAGAGACCCTAGATGTGGGCGACAGCACCGATAGGGGTGGTATGGATCTGAGGGAAAAGAATATTCTGGTTACCGGCGGCGCCGGGTTCCTGGGCGGTTTCGTCACCCGGGCGCTCAGGGATGAAGGAGTTTCGTCGTCCAGGATACACATACCAAGGAGCCGGGATGTTGACCTCAGAATCCAGGAAAACTGTGTCGCCGCCGTAAGGGGGAAGGAAGTCGTTATCCACCTCGCCG
Protein-coding sequences here:
- the paaK_2 gene encoding phenylacetate-coenzyme A ligase, which gives rise to MNNYRAWNESAEKMSRDELEQLQFERLQSTLNRVYRNVKFYQRRFDDLGLQPSDIRTMDDLEKIPFTTKDDLRENYPYGMLAVPLREVVRIHSSTGTTGKPTVICYSRNDLDKWSELVARILTSGGVTRDDVVQIAFGYGLFTGGFGLHAGAEKIGASVIPVSSGNTAKQLMIMEDYRTSALVCTPSYALFISEVMEKNSIDLRRLSLRYGLFGSEPWSERMRSELEEKLGIVATDNYGLSEVMGPGVAGECIVKSGLHLNEDHYLPEVIDPDTGERLPMGKVGELVITTITNEAMPLIRFRTRDLTRLYVDDCPCGRSLIKIEKVKGRSDDMIIIKGVNVFPSQVEEVLSQFEGVTPHYQIVLSRDGALDSMAVLVEITEAFFFDEMKKQRDLLDRIREDLRSTLGLGVNVKLVEPKTIERFEGKAQRVVDRREL
- the gmd gene encoding GDP-mannose 4,6-dehydratase, whose protein sequence is MKKALITGITGQDGSYLAEFLLAKGYEVHGIIRRASTFNTARIDHLYVDTHINNVTFYLHYGDLADPSQIYNIIHNIHPDEIYHLGAQSHVRVSFDIPEYTGDVTGLGTIRLLEAIRRSGIKTRYYQASSSEMFGNSPPPQGENTVFYPRSPYAAAKVYSHWMTVNYREAYSLYACSGILFNHESPRRGETFVTRKITRALANIQAGRQKKLYLGNLKAGRDWGFAPDYVKAMWMILQQERPEDFVISTGETHTVEEFLVEAFSYAGLDHQKYVEIDPKYFRPTEVDVLTGDSSKARRVLGWKPLVSFRELVRIMVDSDMEAAGLTSPGEGKAILAEKDFGWIKRP